A region from the Hevea brasiliensis isolate MT/VB/25A 57/8 unplaced genomic scaffold, ASM3005281v1 Scaf645, whole genome shotgun sequence genome encodes:
- the LOC110655262 gene encoding uncharacterized protein At3g52155, chloroplastic, translating into MIFCAIACTNRHSKYRPQMRKIIGVLEGTITPPEKILDWEDNKSLHVGCSCPSSRVLLPAGCSSLATVTATVTDEDSHQAPSKSVARRLILLRHAKSSWDNPSLRDHDRPLSKDGQDDAAAVAQKLQLSGWIPQLILSSDATRSRETLKIIQEQVPDLLDADVHFISSFYSIASMDGQTAEHLQQAIQQAVCRYSCDEIHTVMCVGHNRAWEEAASMFTGASVELQTCNAALLEATGKSWEQAFLLAGLGRWKLQGVVKLDNKL; encoded by the exons ATGATATTTTGTGCTATAGCTTGCACAAATAGACATTCAAAGTATCGCCCACAAATGCGGAAG ATAATTGGAGTTCTTGAAGGGACAATAACACCTCCAGAAAAGATACTGGATTGGGAGGACAACAAATCCCTGCATG TTGGTTGCAGCTGCCCTAGTTCCCGAGTGCTTTTGCCCGCTGGATGCAGTTCTTTGGCGACGGTGACAGCCACGGTCACCGATGAAGATTCCCATCAAGCTCCCTCCAAATCGGTGGCTCGCCGCCTTATTCTCCTTCGTCATGCTAAGAGTTCCTGGGATAACCCTTCATTGCGAGATCATGATCGACCTCTGAGCAAAGATGGACAGGATGATGCTGCTGCAGTCGCTCAAAAGCTCCAGCTGAGTGGTTGGATTCCTCAGCTCATTCTATCTAGCGATGCGACACGGAGTAGGGAAACGCTAAAAATAATACAGGAGCAAGTGCCAGACCTCTTGGATGCTGATGTCCATTTCATTTCAAGCTTCTATTCAATTGCATCCATGGATGGACAGACTGCTGAGCATCTTCAGCAAGCTATTCAGCAAGCTGTCTGCAGATATTCCTGCGACGAGATCCATACTGTTATGTGCGTTGGACATAATAGGGCGTGGGAGGAGGCAGCCTCAATGTTTACCGGTGCCTCAGTGGAATTGCAGACATGCAATGCTGCTTTGCTCGAAGCTACTGGGAAGTCCTGGGAACAGGCGTTTTTGTTAGCAGGACTTGGTAGGTGGAAACTTCAGGGTGTTGTAAAACTAGATAATAAACTTTAG